The genomic window ACCTCGTGAACGGCAGCAGGAAGGCACAATGTCCAGTAAGTTTAACTCCCTAATTGTACAGTTTAATCAATATGCTTATTTATTGTTTCTATTCTTGCATATTCAAACACAGATGATGTAACTCGTTGTGCATTTTTTCGAACACAAAAATCGGAAAATTACGGGGAAATTGATGGAGAGGACGTAGATGGTTATTTGAAAAAAGTAATGCTCATCACTTAATTTATGAATTATTGCGCAAGTTCATTGAATATGTACTAAGTTAATTTTTAGAGGCGATCAGGATCTATTGTCTGTCGTTGTCTGATTATATTTATTTTCATTGTTTGGAGTTTGCATGCTTTAGTGTTGTACTTCACATAATCAACAAGTATTTCATGTTAAAGTGAGACATTTCATTTTGGGAGGGAATCTTACTGCCATACATTTTGAGTTGTCAAGTGTGCTATCACATATATGATGTACACATGGACACCGGGACATTTTTGTTCTGGGTCCGCCCCTGCTGCCCCTTGTGCGATCGCTCGACAGTTTGCCGCAGCGAGCGATGAATAGGATTTTCCGTCAATGCCCATCCGAGAGTAGCTAACGTGCGCACACCGAGACCTAGGCCTGGCTAGCTAATTAGCTGCCGATCGAATCGATCTCTGTTTACTCGTATCTCTGTATCTAGCCTTTCTGGTCTGTCTCATCTGGTCACGGCGTCGCCCTAAACTCTAAACCCCCTCCGCCGCTCGGCCAGACAGCCAGTCGCCAGTCCGCCTAGTTGCCACAGCACCCAACCGCGAGACTCTATCATCCCGGCCTCTTCCGCTCGTAGCTTTCTGGATTTTTGATTTTTGATTTTTGAAGTAAACAAAGGTATGACGCCCTGCACTTGGTACTAATTGTGGATCTCTCTGACTCCCTCAACTATCCTCAACTATCAGTAGGCATCTCAATTCTATATAATTTATGTTATCCTAATTGTATGGTTAGGGTTCTAAAATTTAGAGGTAATACAATTGGTAACAAATTGCTGCGATTTGCAAATTTCGGTTAGTGATTCACATCCAACTGGATTATTTCTCAACCTCGTGAACGGCAGCAGGAAGGCACAATGTCCAGTAAGTTTAACTCCCTAATTGTACAGTTTAATCAATATGCTTATTTATTGTTTCTATTCTTGCATATTCAAACACAGATGATGTAACTCGTTGTGCATTTTTTCGAACACAAAAATCGGAAAATTACGGGGAAATTGATGGAAAGGACGTAGATGGTTATTTGAAAAAAGTAATGCTCATCACTTAATTTATGAATTATTGCGCAAGTTCATTGAATATGTACTAAGTTAATTTTTAGAGGCGATCAGGATCTATTGTCTGTCGTTGTCTGATTATATTTATTTTCATTGTTTGGAGTTTGCATGCTTTAGTGTTGTACTTCACATAATCAACTAGTATTTCATGTTAAAGTGAGACATTTCATTTTGGGAGGGAATCTTACTGCCATACATTTTGAGTTGTCAAGTGTGCTATCACATATATGATGTACACATGGACACCGGGACATTTTTGTTCTGGGTCCGCCCCTGTTGCCAGGTAGTACTGTATGAATTACATATCAGGTGAATTGAGATAAACGTTACTGCAGGGAACATACTAAGATTATACTGCCGGGCGTGCGCATTTGGCCTCAGGATGCTAGGACAGACACAGTTCCACAACAAGTGGGTCATATTATCCGGACAACGTAGGCACGGAGCCTCTCGGAGCAGACAAAGCAGTGAGGGAAGTAGAAGGCCACCACGAACCCCAGGACGAATCCGACAGCCGCTCTGATGCTCGACATGTCATTGATTCGTATTGGCATCCATCTCTTCCTGGAGCATTCACCCAACGGTGAATCACAAAGCCCTTGGTTACCATCAAAGTTCGAAGCCGGAAACACTGCTAGCGAACGAGGAACAGGCCCTGATAACAAGTTCTCCGCGACATTGAACGTAGTTAACCGAGTAAGCAAATCCAATTGTGACGGAATTTGACTGCTGAGTTGGTTATGCTGAAGGTTGAGGAGATTCAGATATATCATATTTGTGATACTCGGCGGAATTGATCCCGAAAAGCTATTGTGCGAAAGATCCAGAGATGTCAGCTGCTGCAGCTGCCGTGAAATGTCGGTAGGCATCGGTCCTGAAAATTTGTTATTTGACAGGTTCAGGCCCGTCATGCTTGAACAATATTGAAGACCCTGAGGAAATGGGCCTTCAAGTCCTAGGTTGTCGAGTCGCAGAGAGAGAACCCTGTTCTCGTCGGGGTGCCAGCACTCCACACCAGCAAATTGGCATATGAAACCGTCGGTTTCATGTTCAAAGTTCCATGTGGATTTGAGTACACCGTCGGTATCAATCACCGATTGTTGTACAGACTTTAGGCACTGGATATCATGTTCAGAACCAAAACACAACAATGAGCTGCTCAAgaggaaaaacaaaaggaggaacTTGGTATCATCCGCCATCACAAACGTGTAGTAAAAATAAACAACCGCTCGGCCAAATCTTGCAGCTTGTCAATTCAAGCGTCCTGATCAAAACTTGTGTAAGAATACTTGAACACTCTACTTGAAAAAAGAAGAAATAGACAACATTGCGTGCTTGAGAAAACTCACCAGTTGATCCAGGCAAATCAGAAGCCACCATCTGCAGTACATGAACGGGTGCAGCCCTTTTAAAACCGAGAATCCCTCCACTGGAGCATAGCCTTTTCTTCTGCCAAACTCTGAAGTCTTATTGACTTGGAAGGATTTGCCACAAGTATAAAGGGAAGAAAGAATTAGACTTCATCAGTCCCCACTCACCACCGAGAGAAAAATACTAGTGTATAACTTGTGAAACTGATGCCACCAAATCATCCATTTATGAAGACATACGTGACAGGCAGGTAAAACTTTGTGGAGAGTAAAGGCAGTGCTTCTCCTTATCCTAGCTAGTAGGCATTTGGATTAGTATATGATAAAGCCATGACTTGGTGCTTATAAATTACCTTTTCACTTAACATTTGGCAAAGAACACTAGGACTGATGTGGTGCTACTCCGGGGTGGACCGACAATGACCGATAAGCCGAGTGTATTTTCTACCGTACAAAAGTTTGAAAAGCACAGCCAGTCTCAGTCTGAATCATGATCGCTCTAGCCTGATCCAATGGCTCTGATAGGCAGTGCGTTGCCATCATATCATGAATTCATGTGTATGGGAAGAAGGCACACAGCAGAAAGAGCAACCCAGCGTCGTCGAGAGTCTCCGGTCTTGGTAGAAATTTGCACTGAAGAACTTGGAGGGAGTTTACATCATTTCCTGGCAGCAAAGAATTCTGAGCCTTCTTGCGAGAACTCCGATCTCACGGTCTCGCCGGGTGCATTTGCAGTTTCATCTATTCCAAAAAGGGAAAAGTCAAACAAAGAGATAAGAACAATGTGTTAATAATGAGATCAGTTGGTATAGAATCATAAAAAAATTATGACATCACGCTAAGGCACATATATAGATAGTTGGTGCAACTTGCTTTGTTACAAAGGAACATTTTCTAATCTAAGTGAATCTCATACCACACCAGTAACTAATACTAATAGTATCAATTAAATCCAGCACAGTACATACAATAGATCTTGAGAAAGCAGGAGCTAACATTACTTGCAGACATGTTTAATTTGGTCGTATGGGACCAGTAAGACGTTTGGCTTTGCCTCTATCTGTTGATAGGACCAAAACTGCAGATTCATGTATGACAGATAAATCCGTATACAAGGCTCTCACAAAGAGAGGTGTGCGTCATACTGATAGTAAACAACATACTTGCAATATGAGGGATACATTTGGTCTTTTTAATCTCCTTTGTGGTTAGAGGTTTTTCACTGATGTCTCGGAAATAAACCTGAATTTGGTAAACTAGTCCTATAACCTGCAGGGCTTGGTTTTTCACTGATGTCTCGGAAATAATCCTGAATTTGGAGGATGTTGCTGACATTTATGTGACCCCGCAGGGTGGATTGCACATGCGATGAGCTTCGATGCTTCATGACAGAAGCGGTGCttaaggaccgaaatggcaggtgaCTGTTTATTGTTTCGCCAAGAACGCCGTCAAAACGACCAAAACACCTTGACAAAAGTGTGCTATTGGTAAGTGTTATGGTGGCATATAAAAAACGAAATTTGAACAAAAAGCCCGGTGCTAATGTATAGCACGTGCCAACCCAGAGGATGCAATTGCGCTATTTTTCTTACGACTGTGCCCTCATAGGGGATCTTTTCGCTGCATTGTTTTGGTCCGTGCGCACTTGTCGGTGCTGGGTCACGGATGGGCTCGGAGGCCTTCTTTTCGTCCATGTGCATTTTTTGGTGCTGGGTCACGGGTTGGGCTCAGTGGCATCTTTTATTTGTGCTCTTTGGCATCTTTTTGGTAGCTGACAGCCGTGCATGATCGAAAGAAGTCCATATAACCCCCCGAAGTTTCAGGAATCGACTGCTTAACCCCCTGAACTACAAAACCGGGTGTTTAACCCCCTAATCTTTGCAAAACCAGACAAAAAAAACCCTAAATCTATGTTAGCTGGTTTCTATAGGTGGTATTGCTTACGTGGCAATATATACTAATAGTCAAAGAAAAATTATGTCTTCCCACCTGCGGTGCCCCGCGCTCCGTCGCCGCCGACTTACAGCAGGGTGGCCCTCATGTGGATGCAGCCACTATCCATGTCATCGCTGAAGCTCTCTGTCGGCGGCGCTCACATCTTGGCGACGTTGAGGACCGTTCTGGAGCTGAACCCACTCGGCGGGATTTCGTCAGCTTCCGAGTCCGGACACCAGTGTTGTTGATGGAGCGCCTGACGACGGACAAGATGGCAACACGGGCCATGGATGAGTTCATAAGGCTAGCGCGCGCAGGCCGGCGAGCACCTTTGGGTCAAGGCAGCGGACGGCCGGGAGGTGCTCAACATGGATACCGATACTTAAGCTGCTCACTTATAATTCATATGTGCATGCACGGATAGAGGGAATGTTTTTTTTATCAAAGGacggcttgccccttccgattttcattactgaaaaccacagAGTTCTACAAAAGAGTTCAAAAGAAAACGAAAAGATCCAACCGGAATCAGCAGGAACAAAAAGCAACCCCAACGACCAACAAGGGTCAGCCACACCATACATCCCCGAGTTCACAACTGCCAAACCGGGTTCAAGCTACCTTGAGAgctattacatcaacgcataagcAAAAGTAGCCAAGGATCTATTCTACAGGAGCACCAAACATCAGGTTCACCACCGCAGAAGAGATTTTTCTTCATTCCAATCTAGCAACATTGATCCTCCACCCCTGCTTGGCTGTGAACACTTCATTCGCTGCCTGCTCTAGCACCCTTGCTCCCAGCTCCAACGTTTTTCTTGACGACTCCTTTATTTGCATAATAGACCAGTCAATTAACCACCTGCACATTAGCTTGACAACATATAAAGGATCATTTATCCTTTTATTCTCAAAGATAATTGCATTTCTGCTTTTCCAAATTGATCAAAGCAGGGCTGAAATCCCCACAGCACCAGTTTCTTATCATCTTTGTTAAATTTCCTAATCCAGACTCCAAAACAATCTTTCACACTAGATGGCACAGTTTTAAAACCACACACACATCTGACCAAACTCCATAACAATTAAGCAACCGAGCAAGAGAAGAATAGATGATCAATTGATTCATCTTTCCCACACAAGACACATcttttctcacccttccatccttttTTAAGCAGTACATCTCTAGTTATGATGCTTTTTTTATTGATCAACCATAAAAACACTTTCAGTTTCGCAGGTACTTTAATCTTCCATAAGTATTTCTATGGGAATTTCATCCCAACAGCTATCAATTTCCTATACAAGGATCCCATAGAGAATTTATGATCAGCACTGAGGGTCCAGAGGATTTTGTCCTCCCCTCCATGCATTAGAATTTCCTCACATCTTTTTTTGAGACTATTCCAAAGCTCCACAGTCTCTCCATGTAGGGTTCTTCTAAATATAAATCCATGCCAACCTTTCTGCATGGCCTCCTCCACAGTAATGTTATGGTCAAAGGATATATCATACAGTCTAGGGTAAGCCTCCCTCAAAGGTTTATCATCAACCCATGAATCTTCCCAAAACCTAGTATTTCTCCCATCTCCCACCTTTTTCTTTACAAATTTGTAAAAGATTTCTTTGATTTTTAGTAGGCTAGCCCAGAATTGTGAGTCCCCTGGCTTTTTACATATTAAAGCGAAACAGCCCCCTTTCTATATTTGTCTTCTAAAATATCCTGCCACAGGCCCTTTTCATTTTCCATCTTCCAAAACCATTTAGCTAGAAGTGCAATATTCATTATTTCCAGATTCAGTATCCCCAATCCCCCCATTTCTTTGGGTAGGCAACAATCTTTCCAATTCACTAGATGGTATTTTTTGACATTCTCATCTTCTTGCCATACCAGCCTGGATCTGAGGAAATCAGTTTTCTTTATGATCCCCTTAGGCACAGCATAAAAGGACATCATAAACAAAGGTATATTAGTCAGGCAGGCTTGCACCAGGGTTATTCTCCCTGCAATGGAGCCCAGTAACTTCCCCTGCCATCATCCACATCTTTTTTCAATTTTGTCAGTTACACATCCCCAATGAGAATTCCTGATTCTGTTCTCAGATACAAGCATCCCCAGGTATTTTATGGGCAAATCTCCCATCTTACATGTTAGTATTTCTTGGTATATCATTTGTTTCTCTCTGGCTTTGCCAAACAACAGTAATTCACTATTGTGAAAGTTTATCTTAAGCCCAGAAATTTGCTCAAAAGCTCCTAGTATGAGTTTAATGTTTTTCACACTTTCTATCTCATCCTTTATCAAGAATatggtatcatcagcatattgtaacATATTAATCCCCTTCCCACTATCACTGTTCAACACCCCTTTAACCAAGTCATGCTTTAGGGCATTGCTCATTATGAAGGCTAGGGCATCAGCAGCAATGTCAAACAGCAAAGGTGACATGGCATCCCCTTGCCTCAATCCTTTAAAGGTTTTAAAGTATTGGCCAatttcatcattcactttaattccaacatgCCCCCCTCTCATAGTTTCCATCACCCAGTCACACCATTTGTCAGGAAACTCCTTCATTTTCAACATTTGTATAACAAAGGGCCACTTAATTTTGTCATATGCTTTCTCAAAATCTACTTTAAAAACTAGGGCATCTTCTTTATTCTTATGAAAGGAATTTAGAGCCTCATGCAAAATCACAACCCCTTCCATAATATATCTGCCTTTAATAAAGGCAGTTTGGGTTTTAGAAATCACAGGGGCCACACACTTAGCCAGCCTGTTCATCAGAAACTTAGTGATGATTTTAAAACTAACATTCAGCAGGCAAATGGGCCTAAACTTTTGAATTTGTTTAGCATCATTAGTTTTTGGGATTAAAGTAATTATGCCATAGTTGAGTCTAGCAATATTAATTTCCCCTTTTGCAAACCCATCTACTAGGTTTTTCAGATCCCATTTGACCACTTCCCAAAAATCTTGGTAAAAGTCAGCAGGGAATCCATCAGGGCCAGGGCTTTTATTCCTTTTCATCCCAAATACCACTTGATGAATTTCATTTAAGGAGAAAGGTGTCAAGAGCTCCTCTCTTTATTGTTCATTGATCTTATCCATCTCCATCTCTATCAATGAGATACTAGATTCTTCAGGATGACCAAATAATTCTTTATAAAATTTGGTGATATATTCCATCAACTTCTCATCCCCTTCTATAACCCCTTCCTCCTGTTCAAGGGAAacaattttgttttttcttcttctcccattTACCTTAGCATGATGATATCTAGTATTTTTGTCTCCATCTTTAATCTCCAAATCTTTATATCTTTGCAACCATTTCATTTCCTCTTGTAGCATTACTCTTTTCAGTTGGGCTCTAAGCTCTTTCTGTTCACTTATATCCACCACACTTAAACCCATGATCTCAGCTCTCTTATCTAAATCATCAAGCTCCCCTATtatttccatttttatttttctgtaCCAGGCATCAATATTTCTATTCCATCCTTTAGCTTTTTGCCTCAATTTCCTCAACCTTGATTGCCATCTATCCAAAACATCCCCTAAGTAACTCTCATTCCAGGTGTTATATACCAACTCTCTAAAGCCTTCTCTCAGCAACCAAGCATTTTCATATCTGAAAATACATTTATGAGCATGAGTTTCCCCTGTGTCCAGGAACAAAGGAGTGTGATCAGAAATCTCTCTAGCAAAGGCTTGCAGTATGGTGAGTGGGTATTTTTCCTCCCAAGCTGGGCACATCAGCACTCTATCTAGTTTTTCAAAAGTAGGATCCTCCTGATTGTTAGCCCAAGTGTATTTTCTCCCATTCAGGGGTAACTCCCTAAGCACTGCTTGTTCAATAATGGCATTGAACATGAAGGACCATTGTTCATTAAGCATAGGTTTGTTCTTCTCTTTTCCACTTCTGATAATGTTGAAGTCTCCCCCAACCAAGCAAGGCAGAGGATTATCATGATAAATCTTGCCAATTCAGCAAGGAAACTTGCCTTTCCCTCCTTCCGTGCATCCCCATATAGAGTAACCAAATTCCAGTGCATTTTGATATTTTTATCAAATATTAGCATTCTCAAGAAATATTGTCCTTTTTCAATATTTTCTACATTAAACACATCTTTGTTAACCCCCACCAGGATCCCCCCTGACATGCCTCTGGGTGGATTCCAACTCCATTGAAAATTCCTCCCTCCACACAAATTATGCAACTCATTTTTTGTGAAGTCTTGCTTTATGGTCTCAGAGAGTCCAATAAAGTATAGCTTCTGATCTATAATCATTTCCCTAACATATCTTTTCTTGTGATCTTGTCCTATACCTCTTACATTCCAGAAAACTCCCCTCATTATTCTATATTTGACCACAAAAGACCAAAAAACTATATCCAATGCAAATACTGAGAAGATTCTCAATTAGAACCTCTTACCTTTCCCCCTTCTTCGAAGGGCTCCAATCCCAAGTGGTTGCTTCACACAGTCAAGTGCTGGTGAGCGTTTCCTACCACTTTTCCCCCAGAGAACATTCCCCTTAGTTTTTTCATCTGTTGTTCCTCAATATCCACATCAGAATGTTCATAATCTGAACACAATTCCTCAAGGGTTATGTCTCCAGTATTAATATATACTGGGACATCCTTTTCAGATTTATCATTCTCTTCACATCCTCCCTCAGATTTACCACTTTTTTCTCTTTTAATATTCTGAAAGTATAGCTCTCTTCTAGCTATTTCCATTTTATTAATAATATCAATATTCTTATCAATCATCTCTATTGAACACCCTAGATCAATCCCCATTAGACAACTaatatgtaataaggaggcatcaACAAAAGCCAGTTCAGAATTCTTACCATAATTGTCTCTCTCCTCAGCTCAGCTTTTAGCCATATCCTCAATTTTCTTGTCTTCCCTTCCTTTGTTTCTCAGGCTTCTCTTGATTTCAATATCTTTCTCCTCACCTTCTTTATCCAGGATCTCACTTCCATGTATTTCAGCCATTTTCTCCCCAAAGTTCCAATAGATTCTTGGCTAGCATTATAATCAGTGGGCTCATTATATTTCCCAGACTCAGTATCTTCCTTTTTCTGTTGAGTCTCTTTCTCATAATCTTCAAGGTCCATATTAGCTAACTCCATTTCATACTCCTCTCTATTGGCAGCCTCATGTGCCAGTTTCTgaatttcttcaagttgttttttacTAATCTCCTGCAACTCTGTCTGAATCTTTTCTAATTCTCTGATTCTGTTTTCATTTTTAGCCCATAGCGCATTGTTTCTAATCTTGTCTTCCTCCAAGCTTTTAATCTTACTGAACATGATTTCACTTTCTTTTTGCCATTTTCCTCTTTCCAAAGCCATCTCCTTTTGCCACTGCATCATGGTTTCTTCCACTTGAGCTTTCATTCCTTCAATTCTTACTGAGGGAATGTGTGCGTTCGTGTACTGGTCATTGTTGTGTCTAGAGTAGAGAGCAAGTGGCGGAGTTGTTCCCTGGCATCGGGGATTGCCTATTTTAGTCGTTTATAGCTAGGCACAAATTGGTGAGAGTTCCAAGAGTTCATGGCGCTCTCGTGCGATCGCTTCTTCCTCAGCTCATGTGTGCGACTCGTCTGATCTCATCTCCGATCCCATATGCTCCTAAGCACGCGTTTCCATGACGAATGGGCAGTCCATGGCACGAGGATGCTTATTAGATTTGCACGGAGAGTCTTCCACCTCCTCCCGTGTGATACACCCGTCGTCGTTCCTGGGGAACAGCTTGGTCGGAGTCAGAGATGCCTGAAGTCGAACAGCTATAGACGGCGACGATGACGAAGGAGTGTTCTCATGTCAAGGCAACACGTCCCAGATGACGAACTGTACGACGCGTCACACTACTTCTGTCTGAGATCCGCAAGCTCCGCGAGGCTACCACATCAAAGACGCTGCATACACCTTTGTCCCGGTTCCTATCTATCCCCATGTTTCTTGCTTTCTGCAACACCGCCTTGAACCATTCAGAGAAAGAAGCATTAGTTGAAATAGCGGATAAACAACATGTTGAAACCGCTTATAGCAGGGTGAGGGGGTTATGTGTCTGGTTTTAGAAACATGAGGGGGTTAAATACCTGGTTTTGTAGTTCAGGGGGTTAAGTGGACAATTCCTGACAGCTCAGGGGGTTATGTGGACTTCTTTCATGCATGATCCTGTGTTGGCGATGCAGTAGGCAGAGTCTGTGAAATAAACCCGTCACGCATCAATTAGACTTCCGGTACCGTACTAAAAGTAGCGATTCCCCTCCAAGCGTCCCTGAAAAACTCAGATGAGGCCCAACTTAGCCCGTTTCAGGCCGCCAAGGCCCGTTTGGCCGTTCCCCTTCCACTCTCACTCTCGTCTCGCCGCCGCAAGTTCCTCTTCTGGATGAAAAGAAGGCCGTGGTCCGTCCAGGGCTGCGCCGCTGCGGGCCTCCGTCGCCGTCGGCAGTTGCAGCGTCAGTCCGCCAGACGCCAGGCTAGAAGGAGATGCCATCCAATTCATCCGTCGCCGTCGGCAGTTGAAGCCTGGCCAAGGGAGTAAATTACACAATAGTACCACAATTGGGGAGTGGTGGCGAATTGGTACCAGTTTTgaaaatttttacgtgtcagtaccacgtTTGGACCGAACCGTTGCAAATCGGGCTAAACTCCGCATTTGTACGTATTGACGTTGGAACTGACCGCCCGGGCCCACGCGTCAGATGCCACGCTGGCGAATCGGCACGCGCCTGCTTGCTCGATAGGTGCGGTTCGGCTCGAACCGGATCGGCTCGTGCTCCACTCTGTTTCCTCCTCGCCGTCTTTGTTTGTCGACGAACCCTAGCTCCCCCGTGCgtacggcgatggcggcggcgcccccggtcggtggtggcggcagcggcggcgacggtgatggcggcggcggcgacggcgatggcggcggcgcaaACCTTCCCCTCTTCGGCATCGGCGCGGCAGGAGGAATCGAGGGGAGATCTCCAATCGAGGGCGGCGATGGCTACTCGAGCTCTGAGTACTCCAGCGACAACGACGAGTTCATGGAGCCCGCACTGTCCATGGAGCAGCGGGTACGACTGGCAAAGCAATGGGTGGCGAACCCTAGCAATAGCCACGAGCTGACCCACGGGCACGGCGGCGTCCTGTAAGTTTCTGTTTctgtctcttttttttcttctcgtTTATTTGCTAATTAGGGTTATAGTGTACTGATTAGGCAAATTGCATGTGAATTGTAGTTTATATGAAGACATATGGAATGTTAGGATCCATTTTGACAATAATGATCTGTTAGAGAGGAAATTAAGCTGTTCAGATGTGACATATCTGAATATGGTTGCATTGATGGAAACCCAAGGCTTTAGTATTGATGTTTTACATGGAGACCCCAGGAGAGCAGGGCTTGGAATTGGTTGATAGTAATGTTAAACTACAGTTGATCAAGAGGCAGAATGAGGAGAGTTTGGTGCTTAATTTGCTATTTAGGGCTTGTCCACCAGCTGTCAGTGTACCACAGAAGGGTTTTGTACAGAAGCAAAATTTAGATATAACTGAATATTCTGAGCCTGTTGTTTTTGATCTTGTTGATCCTCCTGTTTATGCTGTTGATCAGCAAGGTGTTGCTTATGAAGGTCAGAGTAGCTGTTCTATTGCAGCTGTAGGCCCTGCTGTTTTAACACAAGAGGGTAGGAGTGTTCTAAATCCCAAGTTAAAAGAAGTTGTGGAAGAAGAACAAATTGTCTATGATGGCAGTTATGCATGTTCATCTGAAGGATCTGAAGGGCAGTATGATAGTGACATGGGGGATTTAAGGCCTAACTATAATGAGGAAATGCATGATGTTGAAGACATGGAGATGGCAGAGGGAAATAGACAGAGAGAGGAAGAAGTaaaagagcaacatgaggaagaaacagaggatgaAGAATCAGAAGAAGAATTAGAGGATGAAGAACAAgtgcattatgagggtgacacagAGGTAGAGGAATTATTTGTGTTGGAGGATGATGACCCTATTGTTCCAGAAGAGGAGGAAAAAATATATgtgccagcaaagaagaagcagaagttgCAAGTAAGGAGGGGACCAACAACAAGGTCACATTCCAGTGTTTTAGAAGAAGTGCAACCTGATTGGAAAccatcatcagatgaagaagataaTAGTTTATTGAAGGACAGTGAAGATGATGGGTTTGAGACACTAGCATTTGTGCTACCTCAAAAAAGGACGAGTAGGGCAAAGAAGAGGCCAGCTAGAGTATGGTACAATGAGGATTTGGAGCAACCACACCAACAACTAAAACTGCATATGTGCTTCAAAGATCAACATCAATTTAGAGATGCTCTGTTGAGCTTGCACATCACTCAGTGCAGAGACTTCAAGTATCACAGGAACTCAGATCAGAGAATCATTGTGCATTGCAAGAATGAACATTGCAAGTTCTGCATTGTGGCAGCTGTTATAAAAGGGGAAAACACTTTTGTAATTAAGAAGATGAGGATACAACACACCTGCCCTAGTTCTACTGAAACAAGCAGGGTAAGTGCAAAATGGCTTGCAAAGCAATATGAGCCACTATTCAGATCTGATGTCAGTACTAGCATACATACACTTATTGATGCCTGCATGGAAAAGTATGGTGTGGATGTGCCCAAGGCTATGGCCTATAGGGGAAAAACTTAGTTGTTGAGGCTGTGTTGGGAGATCATAGGAAGCAATACCCAAGGCTGAGAGACTATGCTCAGACTGTGATGgatacaaaccctgggagtagagtTATAGTCACCACTGTAACTCCAAAAGCCACTGAAAAAATCCCA from Triticum aestivum cultivar Chinese Spring chromosome 3B, IWGSC CS RefSeq v2.1, whole genome shotgun sequence includes these protein-coding regions:
- the LOC123067705 gene encoding probably inactive leucine-rich repeat receptor-like protein kinase At5g48380 is translated as MADDTKFLLLFFLLSSSLLCFGSEHDIQCLKSVQQSVIDTDGVLKSTWNFEHETDGFICQFAGVECWHPDENRVLSLRLDNLGLEGPFPQGLQYCSSMTGLNLSNNKFSGPMPTDISRQLQQLTSLDLSHNSFSGSIPPSITNMIYLNLLNLQHNQLSSQIPSQLDLLTRLTTFNVAENLLSGPVPRSLAVFPASNFDGNQGLCDSPLGECSRKRWMPIRINDMSSIRAAVGFVLGFVVAFYFPHCFVCSERLRAYVVRII